The genomic segment ATCGGAATCTTGGCAATTACTTTCTGGAGAAATATAACAAACCGTCATCATGTCATCTTTCAGGGACGAGTTATTTCTCCCTCGACAATATTTCGGGCAATAACAGTTATTATTTCCGGGATGATAGTCTGGTTCTTTCTTGTTTTAATGCTTACGACAACGCAACAAATTTTTGCCAGAGATATTGTCTTTGAGGTGACCTCTGCCCTGAGTACTGTCGGCCTGACCTTGGGGGCCACGCCACTTCTTGATGGCATGGGTAAGGTTATTGTTATGCTGGCAATGTTTATCGGCCGAATTGGGCCCACGACAATTTTTATGCTTTTGAGTTCCGATGAAGAGAGATCATCTCAGAGGCGTCCTGAAGTTAAAATTTCTCTCACATAGCTATGGTTATTATATGTCTCAACAGGTGTTGATTATTGGTCTAGGTCAATTTGGTATGTCGCTTGCGCGTACCCTTTCTGAAAAAGGTGCCGAGGTGCTTGCCGTTGATATAAACAGGACTCTGGTCGAGGAGGCAGCAGGATTTGTTGCCGAGGCCGTGGTGCTTGATGCCACGGATGAAATAGAACTTGCCCGCCTGGAGCCGGGTAAGAGGGACTCTGCTGTCTGTGCCATAGGCGATGATTCTAAGGAGGCCTCTATTATCTGTACAGCCCTGTTGCGGCAGATGGGTACCCCAACAATTGTTTCTCGTGCCAATGATACCTTACATCAGCGTATACTGCATCTGGTCGGGGCTCATCAGGTGGTTAATCCTGAGCAGGAGTATGGGAAAAGATTTGCCAGTCGTCTCCTCTATAAGGATCTGATTGTGGATACCAGTCTTGGTGAGGATTTACATTTAACGGAGATTGCTGTTCAACCTCAAATGGTGGGCAAAAATCTTGTGCAACTTGCCCTGCCAAAACGTTTTGGCATCATGGTGGTTGGGGTGCGGGGGGCTGGTCAGAATGGGATAACCCAGCCTCTGCCTACGGCAACTCTTATGGCGGGTGATAATCTGATTATTGTCTCAAATGAGGCGGCTATTCCCAGACTGGTAGAGGGCGTTGAGCTATGAGGCGAGTCGAGAGTGTCAAGGTAGGGGCCTGGATTTTGATCGGCCTTAATATCCTTATGGGCCTAGGCTCTATATGGGTTTTCACCCGTATGGTTCCTGCCATTGATGTTATAGTTGAAAAAAATGGGCGCTCTCTTCAGGCCTGTGAAGAGATGCTTGCGGTCGTAGTCATGGCCTCTGTGGAAAATGTTGTCCCTAAGGAATCTGAAGCCGCCTTTCGCCGTGCTTTGGCCTTGGCGGAAAAGAATGTTACGGAGAGAGATGAGCCGATTGCCCTCCAGGCGATTAGAGAAAATTATATTGCTGCATTCTCGGGTGACTATGCTGGTAAGGAGAAGACTGTGCAGGCGATTCTTCATTTAAACGAAATTAATCGCCTGGCAACGCTCCAAGCCGATACCAAAGCAGAGCATTTAGGCAATGCAGGTGCCTGGGGAATTGTCTTTATGGCAAGTGCTGTATTTCTGGTCGGTCTGCTTCTCCTGCGTAGTGTGACGAGAAATTTGATTGAACCCCTGACCGAGATACGCTCTGTGCTGGTGGCAAATCGATCGGGTGATCCAATGCGAAGATGCACGGGCGTTGATATGTCAGGGGATATTCATAGCATCTATAAACACCTTAATGAGATGTTGGATCAACCCAGGAGATAGTTGGTTGAGTCCGGACTTTTCTGGAGGAAGATTAGAAAAATCTCTCGACGATAAAGATCAGTAGTTTCGTGTAGATAATCATGCTGATCAGGGCTACGGGGTAGACAGTGGCATAGCTCGATGTGGCATAGGGGGTTTTGGATATCTTTGCCATTGTGGCAAGACCCGGTGTACTTGTCATGGCGCCCGTTATTACTCCCAGCATAGAGAGAAAGGGGAGTTTGAGTAGATGTTTGCAGATAAAGACTGAACTGATCAGGGGGACTGTCGTGACCAGTATTCCGGCCAGGGAGAGTTGTAGCCCTTCGTGACGCAGAGTTGCAAGGATGCTTGTCCCGGTTTGGGTGCCAATGGTTGCCATAAAGAGCACCAGGCCCATCTCTCGGATAAAACTATTGGCATTGCTGGGGATGGCCCAGATTAAGGGACCTGTCTTATAGATATTGCTGAGAAACAGTCCTGCTATCAGTACCCCACCCGTGGTGCCCAGATAAAAAATGCCCGAAAAGGGAATATAGAGCGGTATCTTGCCCAGAATAAATCCTAAAAAAAGACCAGTAAATATGGGCAGGATATTGAAATTATAGGAGTCTTTTATGCTGTTGCCAAATATTTTTTTAATATTTTCCAGGGATTGTTTGCTACCGACCGCATGGATGGTGTCGCCCATATGGAGACGCAGGTTAGGGCCTGCGGGCAGCTCGATGCCGTTGCGGCTTATTCTGCTCAGCTGTACATTAAAGACCTCGTGGCAGTTGAGTTGTTTGAGGCTCATTCCGCAAATATCCTTATTGGAGACGGTGATATACTCCCCGGAGAGGACGCGCTCAAATTCAATATCCTGATCAACGGGAGTTCCCAGGTACATTTGCATCATTTCAAGATCATCTTTGGTGCCGGTTATGCGTAGGTGATCACCTGCCTGGAGGATGGTTTGCCCGCCGACTAAAATAGGCTCTGTGCCGTTTTTTCTCAGCAGTCGGGTGATGATGACGGGAGATATGCTTTTGAGATTGAGGTGCTTGACCTGCCTGTCAACGAGGTTGAGATTGGTGAGCTCAAGATGCATAAAATGCAGCGGCTTATGTGTCTTATCTCGTTCCTTGTTAAGGGCCTGTTCTTCATCTTTGACTGTAATATTCAGTATCTTGGGAATTATCTGAATGAAGACAATGACCCCCACTATACCAAAGAAATAGGTCACTCCATATGCAGCTGGGGCGTTCTGACCGCCGGCAATCTCAACGGCCACGGCAAGTCCCGGTGTGCTGGTTAGGGCACCTGTAAAGATGCCGGCACTGGTGCCGGCACTAAAATGGAAAAGGTAGGTAGTTGCCAGAGTGGTTAAAAAGCCAATGCCAATGATGGCCACTGTTCCCAGGCTCAGCTTTAATCCTCGTTGCCGAAGGCTGAAGAAAAATCCGGGCCCCGCCTGGAGGCCGATGGAGTAGATGAAGAGGACAAGGCCCAGGGTCTGGAATGTCTTGGGCAGGGTATAGCCAAAATGGCCGAAGAAGAGGCCGACAAAGATGATGGCAGAGGAGTCGAGGGAAAAATTTTTAATATTGATCTTGCCTATGGTCATGCCAATCAGGGTAATGAGTAGGAGCAGAAAAATCTGATTGTTTAGTATGTCCATTTTGTTTTCCTTGTCCAATTGAAAAGTTAAAGCATGTTGCTCTCCTGTAGGGGGGCCCTAATCTACATCAATGCTCTGTATATAAAAGTCTATTCCCCTTATGCAATCGTTTGATTCTCTTTATGTATGGGCGCTGTCGTTTAAGGACTTGAAACTATTGTATTTTTGTGGGGTTGAGCGGGGCTGGCAAGAGAAGGGGAGGCTGATTTCACCTTTATTCGGAAGGGAGGTGGGGTTGGGGCGTGAGAGGGTGCTTTCCTCCAGCGCTCCAACTCCGTGGGCGGATGGGGCTCTGTCGTCTGTCATTTGTAACGTGATCTCAAAGCTATGCGCTTTGTCCAGGAGGAGGCGTGGGGCAAGGCCCTGTTAAAGGGAGCCTTTAAAATTAGTGGAAAAAAATTCTAATTCTTAAAGCTACCTTAAAGTT from the Desulfotalea psychrophila LSv54 genome contains:
- a CDS encoding potassium channel family protein, translating into MSQQVLIIGLGQFGMSLARTLSEKGAEVLAVDINRTLVEEAAGFVAEAVVLDATDEIELARLEPGKRDSAVCAIGDDSKEASIICTALLRQMGTPTIVSRANDTLHQRILHLVGAHQVVNPEQEYGKRFASRLLYKDLIVDTSLGEDLHLTEIAVQPQMVGKNLVQLALPKRFGIMVVGVRGAGQNGITQPLPTATLMAGDNLIIVSNEAAIPRLVEGVEL
- a CDS encoding aspartate:alanine exchanger family transporter, with the translated sequence MDILNNQIFLLLLITLIGMTIGKINIKNFSLDSSAIIFVGLFFGHFGYTLPKTFQTLGLVLFIYSIGLQAGPGFFFSLRQRGLKLSLGTVAIIGIGFLTTLATTYLFHFSAGTSAGIFTGALTSTPGLAVAVEIAGGQNAPAAYGVTYFFGIVGVIVFIQIIPKILNITVKDEEQALNKERDKTHKPLHFMHLELTNLNLVDRQVKHLNLKSISPVIITRLLRKNGTEPILVGGQTILQAGDHLRITGTKDDLEMMQMYLGTPVDQDIEFERVLSGEYITVSNKDICGMSLKQLNCHEVFNVQLSRISRNGIELPAGPNLRLHMGDTIHAVGSKQSLENIKKIFGNSIKDSYNFNILPIFTGLFLGFILGKIPLYIPFSGIFYLGTTGGVLIAGLFLSNIYKTGPLIWAIPSNANSFIREMGLVLFMATIGTQTGTSILATLRHEGLQLSLAGILVTTVPLISSVFICKHLLKLPFLSMLGVITGAMTSTPGLATMAKISKTPYATSSYATVYPVALISMIIYTKLLIFIVERFF